In Harmonia axyridis chromosome 6, icHarAxyr1.1, whole genome shotgun sequence, a single window of DNA contains:
- the LOC123682176 gene encoding DNA repair protein RAD51 homolog 3-like: MPFSRELSSLPLTLSQQKCLSEKGFLMVNDINNCDSVELNIVELTKAPATKTAFQLFEEEKKMREIYSFLENLDDLLKGVLRPGLVTEFVGLPGSGRTQLSLHLSISAQIIEYSLSAETIYICTNMDFSVSRLREIIHNYRNKCIHFKDFNEDDIMKNVNFINIMSIKELLECLEYLNEFMKNKSNVSLVIIDSITYPLRFCEKSEKTSYISSIVTQLRYLGELYNFAVLLTNDMTTIVGPNGSEVVPSLRDTFYHIINNRILLSQKNNNFQAEILKCSTKFPTKCSFKFLDDLT, translated from the exons ATGCCGTTTTCACGAGAATTATCTTCACTTCCCTTGACTCTTTCACAGCAAAAATGTCTTTCCGAGAAAGGTTTTCTGATGGTTAATGATATCAATAATTGCGACAGTGTGGAATTAAATATTGTGGAACTTACTAAAGCTCCAGCAACTAAAACTGCCTTCCAACTTTTTGAGGAggaaaagaaaatgagagaaaTTTACAGCTTTTTAGAAAACCTTGATGACCTTTTAAAAGGTGTTTTACGACCTGGTTTAGTTACTGAATTTGTTGGACTTCCTGGATCAGGCAGAACCCAACTTAG TTTACATTTATCGATAAGTGCTCAAATAATAGAATATTCATTATCCGCAGAAACAATCTATATTTGTACAAATATGGACTTTTCAGTTTCAAGACTTAGAG aaataattcataattatagGAACAAATGTATTCACTTCAAAGATTTCAACGAGGATGATATTATGAAGAATGTTAATTTCATCAACATTATGTCTATTAAAGAATTACTTGAATGTTTGGAATATCTTAATGAATTCATGAAGAATAAAAGTAAT GTTTCTTTGGTTATTATTGATAGTATTACTTATCCTCTACGTTTTTGTGAAAAAAGTGAGAAAACATCTTATATATCATCGATAGTAACTCAACTGAGATATCTTGGTGAACTTTATAATTTTGCA GTTCTACTTACCAATGATATGACAACAATCGTTGGACCAAATGGAAGTGAAGTGGTGCCTTCTTTGAGGGACACGTTTTACCACAttataaataatagaatattGCTGTCTCAAAAGAACAATAATTTTCAAGCAGAAATATTGAAGTGTTCAACAAAATTCCCAACAAAATGCAGTTTTAAATTTTTGGATGATTTaacatga
- the LOC123682177 gene encoding DNA replication complex GINS protein PSF1-like has translation MFGEKAIELIKELDRCSGTLTPYNNDLVSEVQNEIKHLVECNKDDASLDESGATGTLSGTLIPTIKCRHSAIRRDIRCLLAYHYNRLRCLRKMKWEFGGLLPSDIKENMSHLEVEWISKYSSNLGKYMRSVGDEGINLTLNLKPPKSLYVEVRCLSDYGRLELNNGHILLLKKNTRHFLPRSEAEELIRQGVLEHIVN, from the exons atgttCGGAGAAAAAGCCATTGAACTAATAAAAGAACTCGACAGATGTTCTGGTACACTTACCCCATATaat AATGATTTAGTATCAgaagttcaaaatgaaataaaacatttaGTAGAATGTAATAAAGATGATGC GAGTTTGGATGAATCGGGAGCTACAGGTACATTATCTGGTACCCTAATTCCTACAATAAAATGTAGACATAGTGCAATAAGGAGAGATATCCGATGTTTACTTGCATATCATTATAATCGACTTAGATGCCTACGTAAAATGAAATGGGAATTTGGGGGATTACTTCCTTCAGATATCAAAGAGAATATGAGTCATCTTGAAGTTGAATGGATAAGTAAATACTCTAGCAATTTAGGAAAATACATGAGATCAGTTGGAGATGAAGGTATTAACTTAACTCTTAATTTAAAGCCACCTAAATCCTTATATGTAGAAGTAAGGTGTTTATCCGATTATGGAAGACTAGAATTGAACAATGGTCATatattgttattgaaaaaaaatacaaggCATTTTCTTCCAAGGTCTGAGGCTGAAGAACTGATTAGACAAGGAGTACTAGAACATATTGTTAATtaa
- the LOC123682179 gene encoding protein phosphatase PTC7 homolog, which translates to MHSLWLTGRLLSRAVWNGIANISSAADPNINRKSEPYLVSAVCGFSKERKIQRLIKGQFGDDAWFTTRYKSADVLGVADGVGGWRAYGIDPGEFSMHLMKTCERLIKLGRFTPSNPSELLARSYYELLHHKKSILGSSTACVVVLNRENSTLYTANIGDSGYMVVRGGRVIHRSEEQQHYFNTPFQLSLPPPGYQADVLSDQPDSAITENFPVEDGDVILVATDGVFDNLPQNLLINELTKVQGERCASRLQTVANSIAWMARNLSFDETFISPFAESAFANGINTIGGKPDDITVILATVAI; encoded by the exons ATGCACTCTTTGTGGTTAACTGGTAGGTTACTTTCCCGTGCAGTTTGGAATGGAATCGCGAATATTTCAAGTGCCGCCGATCCAAATATCAACCGAAAATCAGAACCTTATCTAGTTTCCGCCGTTTGTGGCTTCTCGAAGGAGAGAAAGATTCAAAGACTGATCAAAGGGCAATTTGGTGATGATGCTTGGTTTACGACCAGATACAAATCTGCGGATGTTCTAG GCGTAGCAGACGGGGTAGGAGGTTGGAGAGCCTATGGAATAGATCCTGGCGAGTTCTCCATGCACCTGATGAAAACTTGCGAAAGATTGATCAAATTGGGAAGATTCACCCCTTCAAACCCCTCGGAGCTACTGGCCCGAAGTTATTATGAACTATTACATCATAAAAAGTCGATTTTAG GTAGTAGTACAGCTTGCGTCGTAGTTTTAAATCGTGAAAATAGTACCCTTTACACAGCCAACATAGGTGATAGTGGTTACATGGTGGTCAGAGGAGGCCGAGTCATACATAGGAGCGAAGAACAACAGCACTACTTCAACACACCCTTCCAACTTTCCCTACCACCTCCTGGTTACCAAGCCGATGTGCTCTCAGATCAACCAGACTCTGCCATCACAGAAAATTTCCCAGTGGAAGATGGTGATGTCATATTGGTTGCAACTGATGGGGTATTTGACAATTTACCTCAAAATCTACTGATCAATGAGTTAACCAAA GTTCAAGGAGAACGATGTGCTAGTCGTTTACAAACGGTCGCTAATTCAATTGCATGGATGGCAAGAAATTTGTCGTTTGATGAAACTTTTATATCTCCTTTTGCTGAAAGTGCTTTTGCCAATGGTATTAACACAATTG GTGGTAAACCAGATGACATAACAGTGATCCTAGCTACGGttgcaatttga
- the LOC123682178 gene encoding ribonuclease Z, mitochondrial isoform X2 translates to MFPYCLTLTYRNVTLPLLRNIYKTSSFDNNKSNFIMPKNPKHLKEIQKQRLKSKEKSTKYVPGKVTLQVLGTGAKGAPRSLYIFSDQTRYLFNCGEGTQRLAHELKLKLSKLEHIFVTRPVWKNIGGLPGITLTMQDVGVPNVSIHGPPGMLEMFDAAKKFVVLKNLKISVNESKSMDTFEDNVLKIKYLEVHRDPEVSTNVNIRNGQIIEDKEISAIDESFNEIDDGSICRRERRSRSISTSLEDENSNSSSDSSMSSTSDKYKNLGDETREKGSVMCYICRLQEKPGALSLEKCVQLGVPPGPLLGKLKAGEEVVLENGRVIKPEEVCEPNDLGPIFIVVDCPSKEYITSLVNNEEMKNYQKFAKNDDEVAFLVVHFTPKEIMEDPRYEAWMNMFLPSTKHLIINETNTCMGSASVHRIQHKLNMVHKDIFPLLGDDGTESDELEMESNVKNGVNKIYNRIQANTLTAIHLRPRRGLDKSEELKLKPKEYREETLALDGVPAALQDLNVRIQSCRDDIVPKEYPRVLFLGTGSCIPNKTRNTSGILLESGKDQNILMDCGEGTYGQLVRFYGRSKCDEVLANIDAIYVSHIHADHHIGIIGVLQGRKAALRNLNREHKPLKLLAPVQLYPWLSFYDRYFEEIKTEFEFISNSQLLQTGYELNRDTYDELIETLNLENIKTCMVKHCPNAFGVAFTLADGFKLTYSGDTMPCEELVLLGLGSDLLIHEATMEDDLEHEAKIKQHSTTTQAIMVGKRMEAKNILLTHFSQRYAKLPIFNENFAENVGIAFDNMQVKMDDLRLLPYFNPVLKTMFLEHYDEMELKAVKRQLRLDKMNEMLNDKRKIRKIQ, encoded by the exons ATGTTTCCGTATTGTCTAACACTTACCTACAGGAATGTAACATTGCCCCTTCTAAGAAATATTTACAAGACCTCCagttttgataataataaatcgaaTTTCATCATGCCAAAAAATCCAAAACATTTGAAGGAAATTCAAAAACAACGATTGAAGAGTAAGGAAAAATCAACCAAATATGTTCCTGGTAAAGTAACATTACAAGTGCTAGGCACAGGTGCTAAAGGGGCACCTAGGAGTCTTTATATTTTCTCAGACCAGACAAG GTATCTATTTAATTGTGGTGAAGGCACGCAGAGATTAGCACATGAGTTAAAACTGAAACTATCTAAATTAGAACACATTTTTGTAACTCGTCCAGTATGGAAGAATATCGGTGGATTACCCGGAATTACCTTGACTATGCAGGATGTTGGTGTACCAAATGTCAGTATTCATGGACCACCCGGAATG ctagAAATGTTTGATGCTGCTAAGAAATTTGTTGtgttgaaaaacttgaaaatttcagtgaatgAATCTAAATCCATGGATACATTCGAAGATAATgtactgaaaataaaataccTAGAAGTGCACAGAGATCCTGAAGTATCGACAAATGTAAATATTAGAAATGGACAGATAATTGAGGATAAAGAAATATCGGCAATTGATGAAAGTTTTAATGAA ATCGACGATGGTAGCATTTGTAGACGAGAAAGAAGATCAAGAAGTATTAGTACTTCTTTGGAAGATGAGAATAGTAACTCTTCATCAG ATAGCAGTATGAGCTCTACATCTGACAAGTATAAGAATTTAGGTGACGAAACTAGAGAAAAAGGCAGCGTTATGTGTTATATTTGCCGGTTACAAGAAAAACCGGGGGCCTTATCTTTGGAAAAATGTGTACAGCTCGGAGTACCTCCTGGGCCGCTTTTGGGAAAGTTGAAGGCGGGGGAAGAGGTGGTCCTTGAAAATGGAAGAGTAATCAAACCGGAAGAGGTTTGTGAACCCAACGATCTTGGACCTATATTTATCG TTGTCGACTGTCCATCAAAAGAATATATCACGTCTCTAGTCAATAATGAAGAGATGAAAAATTACCAAAAGTTCGCTAAAAATGATGACGAAGTGGCTTTTCTGGTGGTTCATTTCACTCCCAAAGAAATTATGGAAGATCCAAG atacgAAGCCTGGATGAATATGTTCCTTCCAAGCACGAAACATTTGATAATCAATGAAACAAACACTTGTATGGGTAGTGCATCTGTACATAGAATACAACACAAACTGAATATGGTCCACAAAGATATATTTCCCTTACTAGGAGATGATGGAACAGAATCAGACGAG CTTGAAATGGAATCAAATGTAAAAAATGGtgtaaataaaatttataatagGATTCAAGCCAATACTCTTACCGCAATACATTTACGACCCAGAAGAGGATTAGACAA aTCGGAGGAATTGAAACTCAAACCCAAAGAATACAGAGAAGAAACCCTAGCTTTAGATGGTGTCCCAGCTGCTCTACAAGATTTGAACGTCAGAATACAATCTTGTCGAGACGATATAGTTCCTAAAGAATATCCTAGAGTATTGTTTTTAGGTACCGGTTCTTGTATACCTAACAAAACTAGAAATACAAGTGGAATTCTTTTGGAATCGGG GAAAGATCAAAATATACTGATGGATTGCGGTGAAGGCACATATGGACAATTGGTGAGATTTTACGGAAGATCGAAATGTGACGAGGTGCTTGCCAATATTGATGCAATTTATGTGTCTCACATACATGCCGATCATCACATCGGGATTATAGGGGTGCTCCAAGGTCGAAAAGCAGCTTTAAGAAATTTAAACAGAGAGCATAAGCCGTTGAAATTATTGGCTCCCGTACAGTTATATCCTTGGCTGTCATTTTATGACAGGTATTTTGAAGAAATCAAGACAGAATTCGAATTCATATCCAATTCTCAATTG TTGCAAACAGGATATGAATTGAATAGAGATACTTACGATGAACTGATTGAAACTCTgaatttagaaaatataaagACGTGCATGGTAAAACACTGTCCTAATGCTTTTGGTGTAGCATTCACATTGGCAGATGGCTTCAAGCTGACATATTCTGGTGATACTATGCCTTGTGAAGAGCTCGTACTATTAG GTTTAGGAAGTGATTTGCTAATTCATGAAGCCACAATGGAAGATGATCTAGAACATGAGGCTAAAATAAAGCAGCATTCTACAACAACACAAGCGATAATGGTAGGAAAAAGAATGGAAGCTAAAAATATCCTTCTCACACATTTTAGTCAACGTTATGCTAAATtaccaattttcaatgaaaactttGCAGAGAATGTTGGAATCGCATTTGATAATATGCAG gtGAAAATGGATGACCTTCGATTATTGCCATATTTTAACCCAGTTTTGAAAACAATGTTCCTTGAGCATTACGATGAGATGGAACTTAAAGCAGTGAAGCGACAATTGAGACTagataaaatgaatgaaatgttgAACGACAAACGGAAGATAagaaagatacaataa
- the LOC123682178 gene encoding ribonuclease Z, mitochondrial isoform X1, with the protein MFPYCLTLTYRNVTLPLLRNIYKTSSFDNNKSNFIMPKNPKHLKEIQKQRLKSKEKSTKYVPGKVTLQVLGTGAKGAPRSLYIFSDQTRYLFNCGEGTQRLAHELKLKLSKLEHIFVTRPVWKNIGGLPGITLTMQDVGVPNVSIHGPPGMLEMFDAAKKFVVLKNLKISVNESKSMDTFEDNVLKIKYLEVHRDPEVSTNVNIRNGQIIEDKEISAIDESFNEIDDGSICRRERRSRSISTSLEDENSNSSSGKSKRRRRRRRSRKNKSRSFSLDSSMSSTSDKYKNLGDETREKGSVMCYICRLQEKPGALSLEKCVQLGVPPGPLLGKLKAGEEVVLENGRVIKPEEVCEPNDLGPIFIVVDCPSKEYITSLVNNEEMKNYQKFAKNDDEVAFLVVHFTPKEIMEDPRYEAWMNMFLPSTKHLIINETNTCMGSASVHRIQHKLNMVHKDIFPLLGDDGTESDELEMESNVKNGVNKIYNRIQANTLTAIHLRPRRGLDKSEELKLKPKEYREETLALDGVPAALQDLNVRIQSCRDDIVPKEYPRVLFLGTGSCIPNKTRNTSGILLESGKDQNILMDCGEGTYGQLVRFYGRSKCDEVLANIDAIYVSHIHADHHIGIIGVLQGRKAALRNLNREHKPLKLLAPVQLYPWLSFYDRYFEEIKTEFEFISNSQLLQTGYELNRDTYDELIETLNLENIKTCMVKHCPNAFGVAFTLADGFKLTYSGDTMPCEELVLLGLGSDLLIHEATMEDDLEHEAKIKQHSTTTQAIMVGKRMEAKNILLTHFSQRYAKLPIFNENFAENVGIAFDNMQVKMDDLRLLPYFNPVLKTMFLEHYDEMELKAVKRQLRLDKMNEMLNDKRKIRKIQ; encoded by the exons ATGTTTCCGTATTGTCTAACACTTACCTACAGGAATGTAACATTGCCCCTTCTAAGAAATATTTACAAGACCTCCagttttgataataataaatcgaaTTTCATCATGCCAAAAAATCCAAAACATTTGAAGGAAATTCAAAAACAACGATTGAAGAGTAAGGAAAAATCAACCAAATATGTTCCTGGTAAAGTAACATTACAAGTGCTAGGCACAGGTGCTAAAGGGGCACCTAGGAGTCTTTATATTTTCTCAGACCAGACAAG GTATCTATTTAATTGTGGTGAAGGCACGCAGAGATTAGCACATGAGTTAAAACTGAAACTATCTAAATTAGAACACATTTTTGTAACTCGTCCAGTATGGAAGAATATCGGTGGATTACCCGGAATTACCTTGACTATGCAGGATGTTGGTGTACCAAATGTCAGTATTCATGGACCACCCGGAATG ctagAAATGTTTGATGCTGCTAAGAAATTTGTTGtgttgaaaaacttgaaaatttcagtgaatgAATCTAAATCCATGGATACATTCGAAGATAATgtactgaaaataaaataccTAGAAGTGCACAGAGATCCTGAAGTATCGACAAATGTAAATATTAGAAATGGACAGATAATTGAGGATAAAGAAATATCGGCAATTGATGAAAGTTTTAATGAA ATCGACGATGGTAGCATTTGTAGACGAGAAAGAAGATCAAGAAGTATTAGTACTTCTTTGGAAGATGAGAATAGTAACTCTTCATCAGGTAAATCGAAAAGAAGGAGAAGACGTAGAAGAAGTAGAAAAAATAAATCCCGTTCCTTTAGCTTAG ATAGCAGTATGAGCTCTACATCTGACAAGTATAAGAATTTAGGTGACGAAACTAGAGAAAAAGGCAGCGTTATGTGTTATATTTGCCGGTTACAAGAAAAACCGGGGGCCTTATCTTTGGAAAAATGTGTACAGCTCGGAGTACCTCCTGGGCCGCTTTTGGGAAAGTTGAAGGCGGGGGAAGAGGTGGTCCTTGAAAATGGAAGAGTAATCAAACCGGAAGAGGTTTGTGAACCCAACGATCTTGGACCTATATTTATCG TTGTCGACTGTCCATCAAAAGAATATATCACGTCTCTAGTCAATAATGAAGAGATGAAAAATTACCAAAAGTTCGCTAAAAATGATGACGAAGTGGCTTTTCTGGTGGTTCATTTCACTCCCAAAGAAATTATGGAAGATCCAAG atacgAAGCCTGGATGAATATGTTCCTTCCAAGCACGAAACATTTGATAATCAATGAAACAAACACTTGTATGGGTAGTGCATCTGTACATAGAATACAACACAAACTGAATATGGTCCACAAAGATATATTTCCCTTACTAGGAGATGATGGAACAGAATCAGACGAG CTTGAAATGGAATCAAATGTAAAAAATGGtgtaaataaaatttataatagGATTCAAGCCAATACTCTTACCGCAATACATTTACGACCCAGAAGAGGATTAGACAA aTCGGAGGAATTGAAACTCAAACCCAAAGAATACAGAGAAGAAACCCTAGCTTTAGATGGTGTCCCAGCTGCTCTACAAGATTTGAACGTCAGAATACAATCTTGTCGAGACGATATAGTTCCTAAAGAATATCCTAGAGTATTGTTTTTAGGTACCGGTTCTTGTATACCTAACAAAACTAGAAATACAAGTGGAATTCTTTTGGAATCGGG GAAAGATCAAAATATACTGATGGATTGCGGTGAAGGCACATATGGACAATTGGTGAGATTTTACGGAAGATCGAAATGTGACGAGGTGCTTGCCAATATTGATGCAATTTATGTGTCTCACATACATGCCGATCATCACATCGGGATTATAGGGGTGCTCCAAGGTCGAAAAGCAGCTTTAAGAAATTTAAACAGAGAGCATAAGCCGTTGAAATTATTGGCTCCCGTACAGTTATATCCTTGGCTGTCATTTTATGACAGGTATTTTGAAGAAATCAAGACAGAATTCGAATTCATATCCAATTCTCAATTG TTGCAAACAGGATATGAATTGAATAGAGATACTTACGATGAACTGATTGAAACTCTgaatttagaaaatataaagACGTGCATGGTAAAACACTGTCCTAATGCTTTTGGTGTAGCATTCACATTGGCAGATGGCTTCAAGCTGACATATTCTGGTGATACTATGCCTTGTGAAGAGCTCGTACTATTAG GTTTAGGAAGTGATTTGCTAATTCATGAAGCCACAATGGAAGATGATCTAGAACATGAGGCTAAAATAAAGCAGCATTCTACAACAACACAAGCGATAATGGTAGGAAAAAGAATGGAAGCTAAAAATATCCTTCTCACACATTTTAGTCAACGTTATGCTAAATtaccaattttcaatgaaaactttGCAGAGAATGTTGGAATCGCATTTGATAATATGCAG gtGAAAATGGATGACCTTCGATTATTGCCATATTTTAACCCAGTTTTGAAAACAATGTTCCTTGAGCATTACGATGAGATGGAACTTAAAGCAGTGAAGCGACAATTGAGACTagataaaatgaatgaaatgttgAACGACAAACGGAAGATAagaaagatacaataa
- the LOC123683147 gene encoding uncharacterized protein LOC123683147, whose translation MVLTQCTVEIIKNKHFSICTCTYLFSQLKIYEVLKSEMETYSKIFPDETNHHKVKMEMGVDDESYEKGNSFDLGFQYTTDGGHIDEKTEIMDIAHHYTDENGIRSSIKYEIGEFALNQKNNLEGYIEAVHLNKKEHKCHLCDYAANRKVNLKIHIDSIHLNKKEHKCHLLRINITKFDIRLEYRISELLYFKMKTINRAEIKAKKSTTKRILRTTEMKTLETITGYKLADRMVKVTRD comes from the exons ATGGTACTCACCCAGTGCACAGTAgagataataaaaaacaaacatttcTCGATTTGTActtgtacatatttattttcacaattaaaaatttaCGAAGTGTTGAAGtcagaaatggaaacatactCAAAAATTTTCCCAGATGAAACTAATCATCACAAAGTAAAGATGGAAATGGGAGTAGATGATGAAAGCTATGAAAAAGGAAATTCATTTGACTTGGG ATTTCAGTACACGACTGATGGGGGGCATATTGATGAAAAGACTGAAATCATGGATATTGCTCATCATTACACTGATGAGAATGGAATAAGATCGTCTATTAAATATGAAATAGGCGAGTTTGCTTTAAACCAGAAAAACAATCTCGAAGGGTATATAGaggctgtccatttgaataaaaaagaacataaatgtcacttatgtgattatgcagccaaccggaaagttaacctcaaaattcatattgattctatccatttgaataaaaaggaacataaatgtcacttat TAAGgattaatattacaaaattcGATATCCGACTTGAATACAGGATAAgtgaattattatatttcaaaatgaaaactatcaaCAGAGCGGAGATCAAAGCCAAAAAGTCTACAACAAAGAGGATATTGCGAACAACTGAAATGAAGACCCTAGAAACAATAACAGGATACAAACTGGCAGACAGAATGGTAAAGGTCACCAGGGACTAA
- the LOC123682181 gene encoding poly [ADP-ribose] polymerase tankyrase-2-like: MDIGFKKLSKDQTINHIVNIWPVEVIFYFLEFICSFTEFHVDIKNIWGRTALELLSNKSEHGVCSPRDKLVMKLLLKYGADPLQLCQSGTTIIQKVAKSEDSSLFKTFLHYVNINFPLDVLFQSTALHLAVQKGCKDVLNYVLGRKPDVNSKTLPMLTPLHLASLRDDVEVTRILIEHGANLEARDVGGETALFHAVRFGKIQQMRKLIQYGANVNSRNYSSETLLHVVCASCSDHNHLEVCGLLLSAGSDPNAVDERGRTPLHYLATGYDAFNTVKLVELLLKYGACLNVQDNDGDTKLHHIAYYLIHPPAFIIFLMKRGADPNVRNKSGQTFMGILQNHEGVEAFTMLQHILMNYIGGKLQLKEQQLTSILSNRQFVLFKESCMKELLALIGTKVAPHLSCSLLSVLIGSERQIAKFCRNSVSYLWPDVELYVQTGFEKVSSRSCSY; the protein is encoded by the exons ATGGATATCGGCTTTAAAAAATTGTCAAAAGATCAAACTATTAACCACATTGTGAATATCTGGCCAGTCGAAGTTATATTTTACTTTTTGGAATTCATATGTTCATTTACGGAATTCCATGTGGACATAAAGAATATATGGGGAAGAACTGCTCTAGAATTGTTGTCCAATAAAAGTGAACATGGTGTTTGCAGTCCAAGGGATAAATTGGTGATGAAGCTCCTTTTAAAATATGGAGCAGATCCGTTACAACTTTGCCAGAGTGgaacaacaattatccaaaaagTTGCAAAGAGTGAAG ATTCAAGTTTGTTCAAAACATTCCTGCACTACGTGAACATAAATTTTCCTTTAGATGTCTTGTTTCAAAGTACCGCACTTCATCTGGCAGTCCAGAAAGGTTGTAAAGACGTCCTCAACTATGTGTTGGGGAGAAAACCTGATGTCAATTCTAAAACCCTTCCTATGTTAACACCTCTACACTTGGCATCTCTGAGGGATGATGTAGAGGTAACTAGAATCCTCATAGAGCACGGAGCCAACTTAGAAGCAAGAGATGTAGGTGGAGAAACTGCGTTGTTCCATGCTGTGCGATTTGGCAAGATACAGCAAATGAGGAAACTGATTCAATATGGTGCCAATGTAAATTCCAGAAATTACTCGAGTGAAACTTTACTTCATGTTGTTTGTGCTTCTTGTTCGGATCACAACCATTTAGAGGTGTGTGGACTTTTGTTGAGTGCTGGATCTGATCCAAATGCCGTAGACGAAAGGGGTAGAACTCCTTTGCATTATCTAGCAACTGGTTATGATGCCTTCAATACTGTCAAGCTGgtagaattattattgaaatatggTGCTTGTTTGAATGTTCAAGATAATGATGGTGATACTAAACTCCACCATATAGCTTATTACCTCATTCACCCTCCagctttcataatttttctaatgaaaagAGGGGCAGATCCCAATGTACGTAACAAAAGTGGCCAAACTTTTATGGGGATTTTACAGAACCATGAAGGAGTTGAGGCATTCACAATGTTGCAACACATTCTCATGAATTATATTGGCGGAAAATTGCAATTAAAAGAGCAGCAATTAACTTCTATTCTTTCGAATAGACAATTTGTTCTGTTCAAGGAGTCTTGTATGAAGGAATTGTTAGCTTTAATTGGCACGAAAGTTGCTCCTCACCTGTCTTGTTCTCTTTTATCTGTATTGATAGGAAGTGAGAGACAGATTGCGAAATTCTGCCG CAACTCAGTTTCCTATTTATGGCCAGATGTTGAATTATATGTACAAACTGGGTTTGAGAAGGTATCAAGCAGAAGTTGTAGTTATTGA